In a genomic window of Thunnus thynnus chromosome 16, fThuThy2.1, whole genome shotgun sequence:
- the spdya gene encoding speedy protein A isoform X1: MMKHTFRWCQTPPSVTVRVKPNSARSLQIRRGLRLKRANGQDAQGPPEKSQPSQCRDEMYYATVTIPPTIVIQRQEMASYFRLFVDDLILDFLWMDCCCKMTDKYLLAMTFVYFKRAHFTIAEYTRKNFFIALYLANTMEEDEEENKYEIFPWALGKNWRKQFTRFLKQRDKLWARIEYRAAVSRRCCEEVMAIVPSHFVWQRERSEHHSGAQRQYGDRNQARIPRGPTASPVLCALCNRSTRLDQGPDFSFPSGGSPAQTPLPFASVLSLEKTPPRAVASHRKVVETKRQAQHSSCCCADEVPRDESSGSIYDTSMDWISKE, encoded by the exons ATGATGAAGCATACATTCAGGTGGTGCCAGACTCCCCCCTCAGTAACTGTCCGGGTCAAACCCAACAGTGCGCGCTCCCTCCAGATCAGAAGAGGTCTCCGGCTGAAAAGAGCCAACGGCCAAGATGCACAGGGCCCACCAGAGAAGAGCCAGCCGAGCCAGTGTCGGGATGAGATGTATTATGCCACAGTGACCATACCTCCAACTATTGTCATTCAGCGACAGGAGATGGCATCGTACTTCAGACTTTTTG TTGATGACCTAATCCTAGACTTTCTCTGGATGGACTGTTGCTGTAAAATGACAGACAAG TATCTTCTAGCCATGACCTTTGTGTACTTCAAACGGGCCCATTTCACTATTGCTGAATACACCAGGAAGAATTTTTTCATTGCACT GTATCTTGCCAACACcatggaggaggatgaggaggagaataAGTATGAGATTTTTCCATGGGCGCTGGGCAAGAACTGGAGGAAGCAGTTTACCCGCTTCCTCAAGCAGCGAGACAAGCTTTGGGCTCGCATCGAGTACAGAGCTGCTGTCAGCAGGCGCTGCTGTGAAGAG GTGATGGCCATTGTGCCCTCTCACTTTGTGTGGCAGCGAGAGCGGTCAGAGCACCACAGCGGTGCCCAGCGGCAGTACGGTGACCGAAACCAAGCCCGGATTCCCCGCGGGCCCACTGCCTCCCCGGTCCTCTGTGCCCTCTGTAACCGCAGCACAAGATTAGATCAGGGCCCAGACTTCTCTTTTCCCTCTGGAGGCTCCCCTGCACAGACCCCACTGCCATTCGCCTCCGTGCTGAGTTTGGAGAAAACCCCACCCAGGGCCGTCGCCTCTCACAGGAAGGTGGTGGAGACTAAACGCCAGGCGCAGCATTCCTCTTGCTGCTGCGCTGATGAGGTTCCCA GGGATGAGTCCTCCGGATCCATATACGACACCTCCATGGACTGGATCAGCAAGGAGTAG
- the spdya gene encoding speedy protein A isoform X3, producing MMKHTFRWCQTPPSVTVRVKPNSARSLQIRRGLRLKRANGQDAQGPPEKSQPSQCRDEMYYATVTIPPTIVIQRQEMASYFRLFVDDLILDFLWMDCCCKMTDKYLLAMTFVYFKRAHFTIAEYTRKNFFIALYLANTMEEDEEENKYEIFPWALGKNWRKQFTRFLKQRDKLWARIEYRAAVSRRCCEEVMAIVPSHFVWQRERSEHHSGAQRQYGDRNQARIPRGPTASPVLCALCNRSTRLDQGPDFSFPSGGSPAQTPLPFASVLSLEKTPPRAVASHRKVVETKRQAQHSSCCCADEVPSRG from the exons ATGATGAAGCATACATTCAGGTGGTGCCAGACTCCCCCCTCAGTAACTGTCCGGGTCAAACCCAACAGTGCGCGCTCCCTCCAGATCAGAAGAGGTCTCCGGCTGAAAAGAGCCAACGGCCAAGATGCACAGGGCCCACCAGAGAAGAGCCAGCCGAGCCAGTGTCGGGATGAGATGTATTATGCCACAGTGACCATACCTCCAACTATTGTCATTCAGCGACAGGAGATGGCATCGTACTTCAGACTTTTTG TTGATGACCTAATCCTAGACTTTCTCTGGATGGACTGTTGCTGTAAAATGACAGACAAG TATCTTCTAGCCATGACCTTTGTGTACTTCAAACGGGCCCATTTCACTATTGCTGAATACACCAGGAAGAATTTTTTCATTGCACT GTATCTTGCCAACACcatggaggaggatgaggaggagaataAGTATGAGATTTTTCCATGGGCGCTGGGCAAGAACTGGAGGAAGCAGTTTACCCGCTTCCTCAAGCAGCGAGACAAGCTTTGGGCTCGCATCGAGTACAGAGCTGCTGTCAGCAGGCGCTGCTGTGAAGAG GTGATGGCCATTGTGCCCTCTCACTTTGTGTGGCAGCGAGAGCGGTCAGAGCACCACAGCGGTGCCCAGCGGCAGTACGGTGACCGAAACCAAGCCCGGATTCCCCGCGGGCCCACTGCCTCCCCGGTCCTCTGTGCCCTCTGTAACCGCAGCACAAGATTAGATCAGGGCCCAGACTTCTCTTTTCCCTCTGGAGGCTCCCCTGCACAGACCCCACTGCCATTCGCCTCCGTGCTGAGTTTGGAGAAAACCCCACCCAGGGCCGTCGCCTCTCACAGGAAGGTGGTGGAGACTAAACGCCAGGCGCAGCATTCCTCTTGCTGCTGCGCTGATGAGGTTCCCAGTAG GGGATGA
- the spdya gene encoding speedy protein A isoform X2 has product MMKHTFRWCQTPPSVTVRVKPNSARSLQIRRGLRLKRANGQDAQGPPEKSQPSQCRDEMYYATVTIPPTIVIQRQEMASYFRLFVDDLILDFLWMDCCCKMTDKYLLAMTFVYFKRAHFTIAEYTRKNFFIALYLANTMEEDEEENKYEIFPWALGKNWRKQFTRFLKQRDKLWARIEYRAAVSRRCCEEVMAIVPSHFVWQRERSEHHSGAQRQYGDRNQARIPRGPTASPVLCALCNRSTRLDQGPDFSFPSGGSPAQTPLPFASVLSLEKTPPRAVASHRKVVETKRQAQHSSCCCADEVPSRYH; this is encoded by the exons ATGATGAAGCATACATTCAGGTGGTGCCAGACTCCCCCCTCAGTAACTGTCCGGGTCAAACCCAACAGTGCGCGCTCCCTCCAGATCAGAAGAGGTCTCCGGCTGAAAAGAGCCAACGGCCAAGATGCACAGGGCCCACCAGAGAAGAGCCAGCCGAGCCAGTGTCGGGATGAGATGTATTATGCCACAGTGACCATACCTCCAACTATTGTCATTCAGCGACAGGAGATGGCATCGTACTTCAGACTTTTTG TTGATGACCTAATCCTAGACTTTCTCTGGATGGACTGTTGCTGTAAAATGACAGACAAG TATCTTCTAGCCATGACCTTTGTGTACTTCAAACGGGCCCATTTCACTATTGCTGAATACACCAGGAAGAATTTTTTCATTGCACT GTATCTTGCCAACACcatggaggaggatgaggaggagaataAGTATGAGATTTTTCCATGGGCGCTGGGCAAGAACTGGAGGAAGCAGTTTACCCGCTTCCTCAAGCAGCGAGACAAGCTTTGGGCTCGCATCGAGTACAGAGCTGCTGTCAGCAGGCGCTGCTGTGAAGAG GTGATGGCCATTGTGCCCTCTCACTTTGTGTGGCAGCGAGAGCGGTCAGAGCACCACAGCGGTGCCCAGCGGCAGTACGGTGACCGAAACCAAGCCCGGATTCCCCGCGGGCCCACTGCCTCCCCGGTCCTCTGTGCCCTCTGTAACCGCAGCACAAGATTAGATCAGGGCCCAGACTTCTCTTTTCCCTCTGGAGGCTCCCCTGCACAGACCCCACTGCCATTCGCCTCCGTGCTGAGTTTGGAGAAAACCCCACCCAGGGCCGTCGCCTCTCACAGGAAGGTGGTGGAGACTAAACGCCAGGCGCAGCATTCCTCTTGCTGCTGCGCTGATGAGGTTCCCAGTAGGTATCACTAA
- the pcare1 gene encoding photoreceptor cilium actin regulator, whose amino-acid sequence MGCSPSKGNNFGTLGPLRKGRMLPPAPQESPRESQFEDGENHYSTGSTDGDTKERKAAGQTQVFQREAHMTPQKKRSVTELAPEAVNLDKLGSQGMENNTVSQRKEKNGDKQDVTEKKPGRKPKKNTRGVKVLKKKDRDKDKLPAEQKVDFPEPLVKAHQAAYAFLNPNINKYDIVLGLLEQATQTQTSVQPMVAFMALRYEELIQVLEEMADEGEKVLKENGEHLAWPSQMKNLSSSPPLKSGSTNIEPPPDLLQQLLQYTTQRMRNVSQTVGGIGDSALEEAVEYFASVSELLEEKLKVKRAVETRLMQLLSRIEMASLRKPGPEDSALFSEDSGIGAESESLAGSERRHRRESCESTGTNRTTPISRRGYTAMNIRQGVSRQKLARQISPSVSLTSLNSVGSACTIMANEQRDSLLGSVSFDDGEEDDEDDDKMDEGKGDGQVMFRKRSNSSPVDCEQQQPCRLPSKRIENPENVEMTLKMKKAISGRIQFVPSSNSSAKTKIAGSPKTSRRQWTDEGEQSPRRPQTTAPVRRAVVKTTPAAKERRSRSAESLRSKGEDPTLIELERTQKNLNQRLQRMSKSKVTGNMRTAPSKQNQGTSPTQSPVTTRTRRSLEKNSNPQLLKDKADLTRHISRKQEVTSDVEEDNKQKDKKTAKGPIKATPPPSPPLSPTPSSGLCRGRNSVKKLIDTFSQGIEDLEGPKVLGPLKGVRKCGVPVLPGLGNVEAVLSTGITSCRPESTSYEKTDDLDLDSLPPPPLEVLMDNSFESAQSPAVVADDGATKVSKSPVVKRAVVSQRLRASFQSVTVLPSKGGMPQGSKVISSPREAQQATSAQSKVNQPQAETDPGKEKDSFLSRQARKIIHLRHSADSQSEKSSTGYVTTNPSASQEESTDLQDDGNLSVPGPNTTVSTVPPPSVVHSHPPATPPMPKGRMLPSTPSTPSSMHRRLPSPHNFKRQPTPPSSASPPVNRKLPTPPAVQRRLPSPPVTKQNILNSNPSTSYPFKAPSPPASPKVQRWSRENSSEDLSSARLISNARSVFCPASPSMFEAQPCPVPQPPQAWTSTGVSFLSRTWGSRGRFPVSVQGPRPFIRRSHSDRRPSLNLPPRSPRISVAETCGSEPAICTQGLDDEPTREDEIWGSQSDLRATPRSASHPDLCVVGQSLHRE is encoded by the exons atgGGCTGCTCACCATCCAAAGGTAACAATTTTGGGACTTTGGGTCCCTTGAGGAAGGGTAGAATGCTGCCCCCTGCACCTCAAGAAAGCCCCAGAGAGTCCCAGTTTGAAGACGGAGAGAATCATTATTCAACTGGATCAACAGATGGGGATACAAAGGAAAGGAAGGCAGCCGGACAAACCCAGGTATTTCAAAGAGAGGCACATATGACACCACAAAAAAAGAGATCTGTGACTGAGCTAGCCCCAGAAGCAGTAAACCTGGATAAATTGGGGAGTCAAGGTATGGAGAACAACACCGtgtcacagagaaaagagaaaaatggagacaAGCAGGATGTAACAGAGAAAAAGCCTGGcagaaaaccaaagaaaaatacCAGAGGTGTGAAAGTgctaaaaaagaaagacagagacaaagacaaactaCCTGCTGAGCAGAAAGTGGACTTCCCAGAGCCTCTGGTAAAAGCTCACCAAGCTGCTTATGCCTTTTTGAATCCtaacataaacaaatatgaCATTGTACTTGGACTGTTGGAACAAGCAACCCAAACTCAGACATCCGTACAGCCTATGGTTGCCTTTATGGCTCTGCGCTATGAGGAATTAATTCAGGTACTGGAAGAAATGGCAGATGAGGgagaaaaagttttaaaagaaaatggagAACATCTTGCTTGGCCAAGCCAAATGAAAAACCTCTCATCTTCTCCACCTCTGAAGTCTGGCTCTACTAATATTGAGCCCCCACCGGATTTGTTGCAGCAGCTGCTTCAGTACACTACACAGAGAATGCGGAATGTGAGCCAGACTGTTGGAGGAATTGGGGACTCTGCCTTGGAGGAGGCAGTGGAGTACTTTGCCTCTGTCTCAGAGCTTTTGGAGGAGAAACTGAAAGTCAAACGTGCAGTAGAGACTAGGCTAATGCAACTCTTATCTCGCATTGAAATGGCCTCTCTGCGCAAGCCTGGGCCAGAGGATTCTGCTCTCTTTAGTGAGGACAGTGGTATTGGGGCTGAGAGTGAATCCCTTGCTGGATCTGAAAGACGCCATAGAAGGGAAAGTTGTGAGTCCACTGGGACAAATAGAACTACTCCTATCAGTCGTAGGGGATACACCGCCATGAACATTAGGCAAGGAGTGTCGAGGCAAAAGCTTGCACGTCAAATTAGTCCAAGTGTTTCCCTCACTTCTCTCAACTCAGTAGGTTCTGCATGTACCATAATGGCTAATGAACAAAGAGACTCATTGCTAGGATCTGTCTCCTTTGATGATGGggaggaagatgatgaagatgatgataagATGGATGAAGGCAAGGGAGATGGGCAAGTAATGTTTAGAAAGCGATCAAATTCTTCACCTGTAGACtgtgaacaacaacaaccatgCCGCCTACCCTCAAAGCGCATAGAGAATCctgaaaatgtagaaatgaccctcaaaatgaaaaaagctaTAAGTGGTAGGATACAATTTGTCCCATCATCAAACTCCAGTGCCAAAACAAAGATAGCGGGCAGCCCAAAAACCAGTAGACGCCAGTGGACTGATGAGGGGGAACAATCTCCAAGGAGACCTCAAACCACAGCACCTGTTCGGAGGGCAGTGGTAAAAACGACCCCAGCAGCTAAAGAGCGACGTTCTCGTTCTGCAGAATCCTTGCGAAGCAAAGGTGAAGATCCTACTCTTATTGAACTTGAAAGGACCCAGAAGAATTTGAATCAGAGGCTGCAGAGAATGAGTAAAAGCAAAGTGACTGGAAACATGAGGACTGCTCCATCTAAACAAAATCAAGGGACCTCACCAACACAATCTCCAGTAACAACTCGCACACGTCGCTCACTAGAAAAGAACAGCAATCCCCAACTACTTAAAGACAAAGCAGACCTTACAAGGCATATCAGCAGAAAACAGGAGGTAACTAGTGATGTGGAAGAAGACAATAAACAGAAAGACAAGAAGACAGCAAAGGGTCCTATAAAAGCTACTCCACCCCCTAGCCCTCCTTTATCACCAACACCATCTTCGGGCCTGTGCAGAGGCAGGAATTCAGTCAAAAAATTGATTGATACCTTCAGTCAAGGAATAGAGGATCTAGAAGGCCCAAAAGTTTTAGGGCCTCTCAAAGGTGTACGGAAGTGTGGTGTTCCTGTGTTACCAGGTTTAGGAAATGTAGAGGCTGTGCTTAGCACTGGGATAACCAGCTGTAGACCTGAATCCACTTCATATGAGAAGACAGATGATTTAGATTTGGACAgtcttcctccacctccattGGAAGTATTAATGGACAATTCCTTTGAAAGTGCCCAGAGTCCAGCTGTGGTAGCAGATGATGGGGCTACAAAAGTCAGCAAATCACCTGTGGTCAAAAGGGCTGTGGTGTCGCAGCGACTGAGGGCCTCATTTCAATCAGTGACAGTGTTGCCAAGTAAAGGAGGCATGCCACAAGGTTCCAAGGTTATTTCTTCTCCTAGAGAGGCTCAACAAGCCACATCTGCTCAATCAAAGGTCAACCAACCACAAGCAGAGACAGAcccaggaaaagaaaaggattCTTTTCTGTCCCGACAAGCCAGAAAGATCATACACTTAAGACACTCTGCAGACTCTCAGTCAGAGAAATCGTCAACAGGTTATGTAACAACAAATCCATCTGCCAGTCAAGAAGAATCAACAGATTTACAAGATGATGGCAACCTTTCAGTGCCTGGACCTAACACTACAGTGTCTACAGTGCCTCCTCCTTCAGTAGTCCATAGCCACCCACCTGCCACCCCACCCATGCCTAAGGGTCGAATGTTACCATCCACGCCTTCTACCCCAAGCAGCATGCATCGAAGACTTCCCAGTCCTCACAACTTCAAAAGGCAACCTACTCCACCATCTTCAGCTAGCCCCCCTGTTAATAGAAAACTTCCCACACCACCAGCAGTCCAGAGGAGACTTCCCAGCCCACCTGTTACAAAGCagaacattttaaactcaaatccATCCACTTCATACCCTTTCAAAGCACCGTCTCCGCCAGCTTCACCAAAAGTACAAAGATGGTCAAGAGAGAACAGCAGTGAAGACTTATCTTCTGCACGGTTGATCAGTAATGCTCGTTCGGTCTTCTGCCCTGCCTCTCCATCCATGTTTGAGGCCCAGCCTTGTCCAGTTCCCCAACCCCCTCAAGCATGGACCTCTACTGGGGTCTCTTTTCTCTCACGTACTTGGGGGAGTCGTGGGAGGTTTCCTGTGTCTGTTCAAGGACCCCGACCTTTCATCCGACGAAGCCATTCAGACCGAAGGCCAAGTCTAAATCTTCCACCACGATCACCACGCATCTCAGTGGCTGAGACTTGTGGAAGTGAGCCAGCAATATGTACACAGGG GCTGGATGATGAACCAACCAGGGAAGATGAAATATGGGGTAGCCAATCAGATCTCAGAGCTACACCACGCTCTGCGTCACACCCAGACCTGTGTGTTGTTGGACAGTCCTTGCACAGAGAGTAA